GGCAAAATTTGCGCCACGCGCACTTGCGTCAACCGCCAATGGACTTCGTTGTCGTTGGCAGGAAACAACTGCACCGTTGCGCTAAAGGGTAACCGTCCGATGACCGTGTCACCGACCGTAACGCGCCAGCGCCCTTGCACCTCGGCATCGCCGTTGCCCAAAGTCACCTGCAAATCGTCCACGCCTTCGCTTGCCGCTTTTGCCGCGAGGTAACGCTGCAGGGCTTCAAGGGGGATGAACCCTGTCATTGTGCCCGTAGAAGCGGCTACGAGCACCAAGCGGTGCAGTCGCAGCGACGCTTTTAGGTCAAACCGCACCGTTCGTGCGTGAGCGTTCAAGGTGGCAATGCGCAACCCTTCGTAATCGGCGTCGTGGAGCGAGACGAAGATTTCGCCGACGCGCCCTTCCTTTTCCGCTTTGGTCGCAAATTGCACGGGCAACATCTCCATCAATTGTCCGCCCCGAAACGACAGCCCTTCCACTGTGATGGTCATCTTGCGGAACTTGCCCCGCAGCGTCGGCAACCCCGGCGCGCCGTCCAGTTCCACATCCACATGGCGGGCAGGGAGGGCTTGGCGCAAGGCATGTTCTATCTGCCGCTCCACGCGTTCGGGTGTTGCTTGGGTGAAAAGCACGATCAACAACAGCCCAACCGCTAACCCGACTTTTTCCATTTCTCGTCCCTCCGTAAAGCAGTTGCCTGCAACGCGACACGCACGGCGTCGCGGGCAGAATGCAAATCAGCGGCGACATGATGCTGCGGGTGGCGGATGGCAGTCAGCAAATCATTGAAGGCGCTTTGGATGAGTTGCTGATACAAACGCTCTTTGCTCATCGGCATTCGCCGTTCCTCAACGCGAACCGTTCCATCGCGCACCGTCTCTATGCGCACGGCAAGGGGCAACCAGCCTTCAAACAGGGCATAGCCGCGCTCAAAGGCGATGCCACCGCAATTGCGTTCTAAGGCGCCGGGCTTGTCAAAGCAATGGTAAAACGCGCCCCATGCATCATGGCGGGGGAACCGCACGACGCTCCACGCCTCAAACGGGTCATGCCCGAAAGTGGTGACGGGTTCTATCGTATCGTCCAGCAGCCACGCAAACAGGTGGTAAAAGTGAACGCCGTGCTCTACCAGCACGCCGCCGCTTTTGCGCTCGTCCCAAAACCAATGGTCTGGCGCAATCCCTTCGCTGCTGGCAAAATTGACGAACCACGCTTTGCGCACCGCTCCCATCCCGCTATCGGCAATGCGCTCTCTAAGCCAAGCGTAAAGCGGGTGATAGCGCATGATATGGTTAACGACGGCGCGAACGCCCTTTTGCTGAACGACAGCGATGATGGCATCGGCATCGTCCAGCGTCAGTGCCAACGGCTTCTCAATGAACAAGTGTTTGCCGTGTTGAGCGGCAGCGATGGCGATGGCAGCGTGTGTATCTGGTGGCGTCAGCACGCAAACGATGTCTACTTGCGGGTCGCCGACGAGCGTTTGCCAATCGGTCGTCCAGCGGGCGATGCCCATTTGTTCCGCGAACACTCGCACCCGTTCAGCGGAGCGTCCGGCGACAGCGTAGAGACGCACTTCGGGCAACTCCTTCAATGCTTCCAGCACAAACCTGCCAAAGGCGCCGTAACCGATGGCAGCCACTCGCATCACGCTTCACCCCGTCGCCTTTTCGCTTACGGGCTTGCCCCAACCGCCCCCGCCGGGGGTGACGATACGGATGCGTTCGCCTGCTTGCACCGTCAGTGACACTTTGCCCGGCAACGGTTGCGTCGTCCCGTCCTGTCGGACGAGCCAATTTTCGCCGAGACCGCCGTTTTCGCCACCTTGCAATCCGTAAGGGGCGTATTTGCGTCGTTCGCTGATGATGGACACTTGCGCAGGCACGAGAAACTGCACCTCGCGCACGATGCCAGCGCCGCCGCGATGTTTGCCCTTACCCGCTTTGTCCATCGCCAGTTCGTAGCGCGTGACCCTCACGGGCAATTCCATCTCCAGCGCTTCAATGGGCGTGTTTTGTGTGTTGGTCATGTGGACATGAACGGCGTCAGCGCCGTCTTTATGTGGGCATGCGCCCGCACCGCCACCGATTGTCTCGTAGTAGGCGAACAGGCGTTGACGCAGCGGGTCGTAACCGCCGAAGGCGAAATTGTTCATCGTCCCGCAACTGGCGGCAGGTATGCGGTCGGGTAACGCTTGCGCCAGCGCGCCCATGACGACATCCACGATGCGTTGCGAGGTTTCCACATTGCCTGCCGCGACCGCTGCGGGAAAAACGGCGTTCACGACCGTTCCTGCGGGCGCAACGACTTCAATCGGCGCAAACGCCCCTTCGTTCAGCGGCATCCCTTCGGGCGCCAAACACAAAAAGCAGTAACGCACTGCCGCCAAAGTTACTGTCAGCGGGCAATTGATGCTGCCAACGCGCTGGGGCGCTGTGCCGGTGAAATCGGCGACGGCGCGTTCGCCTGCAATCGTCAACCGCACGCAAATCGGAACGGGTTCGTCGCTGACGCCATCGTCGTCCAGCATATCGGTGAACGCGTAAACGCCGTCGGGAATTTGAGCGATGACCGAGCGCATCATGCGCTCGGCGTAAGCCAGCAAATCGGTGACCGCTTCATTGAACCGTCGCGCACCGTAGCGCGCCAGCAGTTCATTGACCCGTCGGGCGCCCAGTTCGCCGACGACCCTTTGTGCTTCCAGATCCCGCTGCAGTTGGTCAGGCAAACGGACATTGGCGCGCAGCAGCGCCATCGCTGCCGCGTTTAACTTGCCACCTTGCCACAGTTTGATGGGTGGAATGCGAACGCCTTCCTCAAAGATAGAAGTCGCCGCAAAGAGCGAACCGGCTTTTGCCCCGCCGATGTCGGCGTAGTGGGCGCGGCTGGCGACGAAGCCCCAAAGGCGGCGCCGCCAAAACACAGGCACGATGACCGTCACATCGGGCAAATGAGTCCCGCCCGCAAATGGGTCATTAAGGATGACGACATCGCCTGCCGCAAATTCACGGAACGCGCTCAAAGCGACCCGCACCGCCAGCGGCATGGAACCGAGATGGACGGGGATGTGCGCCGCTTGGGCGACCATGCGCCCTTGCGCGTCAAAGACGGCGCAGGAAAAATCCCGCCGCTCCTTGATGTTAGGCGAAAACGATAGGCGCATCAACGCATTGCCCATTTCCTCAGCGACCGCTGCGAACAGGTCGGCGAAAATCGTCCGCTCCGCTGCCGTTAATGACATGCCCTCTCGCCTCACTCCTGTTCGGCTTCGCCTCCGGTTTCGCCACCGTCCCAATCGGCGGTCAGCAACGCCTGTAGCAGTTTGCGGGCTCGGTCCAACTGGGACGCAGGCACCAGAAGGGATTTAGTGCCCGTGTAAGGGTCAGCGTCCCGCACGAAAGTCGGCACGCCGTTGGCGTTCAGCCATGATTGGGCGGCAGCAATTTCGCTTGGTAAACCGGTCAGCACGACCATCCACTCACTCATAGACATCACTGTCCTGCCAATGCGTCGTCTGTCGTTGGCTCGCGCTGCAGCGCTTCCAGCGCTTCGGGACGCAAAGCGATGTGCTGTTCGGCGAGCACTTTTTCGTCCACAGGGGTTGGAGCGCCCGTTAGCGGGTCTTGCATCGTGCTCGTCTTGGGGAAGGCGATGACTTCACGGATGTTCAGGTAAGGCAAGCCCGTTTCGGGCGCAGTCGCTTCGCAACCTGCCAGCAAGGCGATGATGCGGTCCAAGCCCAACGCGATGCCACCGTGCGGCGGTGCGCCAAACTCAAAGGCGTCTAACAGGAAGCCGAACTTGCGTCGCGCTTCCTCAGGCGGCAACTCAATGGCACGGAAGACCAACTCTTGCACTTCCCGCCGGTGAATGCGGATGCTGCCGCCACCGATTTCATAGCCGTTGAGCACGATGTCGTAAGCGTAAGCGCGCACCTTGCCAAGGGGGTGATCACGGTGCCCTTTGGGCACGGGGTAATTCGGGTCGCTCAAGGCAGCCGCGCCCTCTTGCAGCAACGGCAGGTCGTCGGGGTACGGTGAAGTGAAGGGGTGATGGGACGGCGTGTAGCGCCTTTCGTCGGCGTCCCATTGCAGCAGCGGGAAATCCACGACCCAAACGAAGCGCCACGCGCTTTGCCCGTCGCTTGGCACTAACCCCAACTGTCGCCCCAGCTTCAGCCGCAGGTTGCCCAACACTGCCGCGACGACTTCCGGTTCATCGGCGACGACCAAAACTAAATCGCCCGTTTGCGCCCCGCAGCGCTCAAAAATCGCCCGCAGTTCACCGTCCGTCAGGAACTTGGCGACTTGCGAACGGATTTCGCCATCGCCCAGCGCGAAGGTCGCCAAGCCTTTCGCCCCGTAGCGTTTAGCGAACTCTGTCAGGTCGGCGATGTCCTTGCGGGACGCTGTCGCCATGTTGGGCACGCGCAACGCCTTCACTTGCCCGCCTTTCGCCGCTGTCTCGGCAAACACGCGGAAGGCGCTCTGCGCGACGATGTCGGTGATGTCTGCGAGTTCCATGCCGAACCGCAGGTCGGGTTTGTCGCTGCCGTAGCGCTCCATCGCGTCGGCGTAAGTGATGCGTGGAAAGGGGATGGTGACCTTGATGTCTGCGGCTTTTTCCAGCGCATATTGCAGCATCCGCTCGACCAAGTCGTAGATGTCGTCGGCGGTGACGAAACTCATCTCAATGTCAATCTGCGTGAATTCGGGTTGGCGGTCGGCGCGCGGGTCCTCATCGCGCAGGCAGCGGGCGATTTGGAAGTAGCGCTCCACGCCGGCGACCATCAGCAATTGCTTGGCGATTTGGGGCGATTGGGGCAAGACGAAAAACTTACCTGCGTGCAACCGCGACGGGACGAGAAACTCTCGCGCGCCTTCGGGTGTGTGCTTCCACAGCAGCGGCGTCTCAATCTCCCAAAAGCCATTTTCATCCATGAAGTCGCGGACGGCTTTGACGAAGCGGTGGCGTAACTCAAGGATGTCCCGCATGCGTTTGCGGCGCAAATCCAAGTAGCGGTGTTTGAGCCGCACCCATTCGTCTACAGTCATCTCGTCGGCGGTGACGGGAAAAGGCAGCGGTTTGGCGGGGTTGAGCACTTCCAGCGCGCGCCCGCGCACCTCAATGTCACCCGTCGGCAGCCTCGGGTTTTCTGTGCCCAACGGGCGACGGGCAACGACGCCCGTGATTTTCAGCACCCATTCGTTGCCGACCTCCCGCGCCGCTGCCACGACTTCGTGCGGGCAATCCTGCGGGTCAAACACGCATTGGACGACGCCGCTGCGGTCACGCAGGTCAATGAACACGACGCCGCCGTGATCGCGGATGCGATTCACCCACCCGCACACGGTTACCGTTTCGCCGATATGCTGTGGGCGCAATGTCCCGCAGTGGTGGGTCTTGAGCATCAGACGACAGCCTCCTTCGCAAGTTCCTCCACAAACTTTGCCACTGCTCCTCCCGTAGGGGTAGACCTTCGCGCAAGGGTTGCCTTCGCGTCCGCAGCGGGTTATGGTTTGGGCATGGTGAGCCGGGCGATGGCAGTGCGTAGTTTCATCGCGTTAGCGCTCAGCGACGAAGTGCGGACAGTGCTAACGGAGTTGCTGGTAGAATTGTCCCGCACAGGCGCCCCCGTTAAGTGGGTGGAGCCCGAAAACTTGCACTTAACGCTGAAGTTTCTGGGCGAAGTGCCCGAAGGGCAAATCACCGAGATCGTAGCAGCGCTAGGAGCGGTGGCGCGAGCAACGCCAGCGTTTACCTTCACGGTGCGAGGGGTTGGCGGTTTCCCCGATTTGCGGCGCCCCCGCGTCTTGTGGGTCGGCGTGGATGCGCCCCGCGAGTTGCTGCAGTTGCACCGCATGGTGGAAGCGGCGATGGAGCGGTTGGGCTTTCCGCCTGAAAAGCGAGCGTTTCATCCCCACATCACGCTCGGACGGGTCAAAACTTTCAACGGGCTGGCGGCGGTGCTGACCGTGCTACAGCGTTACGCCGGCGCCATGTTCGGCGTGACGGTGGCGCGCCAGTTGACGCTGTTTCGCAGCGACCTTTCCCGCGAAGGTCCGACTTACACGCCTTTAGCCCATTTACCCTTTGGTGGCTGAAGCGTGCACCGCTTCCAGGCGCGGGTTTACCTCAGCCATCCGTTGCGTCAACAACTCCCACGGCTCATCGTTCTCCTTGACCAGCCCGAAGTTACTGTTTTCACCGTCAAAGCGTCCCTGTGCGGGTTGGTCGTTCCACTGAAACCAGTGGTAACCGACGCAATAGGGCAACCGCATCAGCCCTGTCACGAACCGTTCAAAACGGTCGGCGCGGTCTTTCTGCGTTGGGACGGGTTGTCCTGCGCCCTTCGTGTTAGGTAATCCGCTGTCCATCGCCTTGAACGAGAACTCGGTGATCATCACGGGTTTGCCTGTAAGGCGGTGCAATTCGTGAAGGGTTTTGACAGGCGGCTCAAAGGCGTAGGTGTTGAAGGAGACGACATCTACGAAGTCACCCATCGCTTCCACGACAGAGCGGGGGGCATAGCCCGCAAACCGCACGCCCCAAATCAAATGGTTAGGGTCGTGCCGGCGGATGGCGTCATAGCAGGCGCGGAAATACTCGCGGGCGATGAGGCGCAAAAAGTCCAACCGGTCAGCAAGGCGCTGCTGTTCTACCGCTTCCGTCGGCGCCGGAGGCAGTTCGGTCAACCTCAAAAGGGCATCCCAATCGGGCAAGTTCAGCCCCCACGCTTTGTTGAAGCCCTCAATGCGCAAGTAGCGTTTGCGGAAAAAGTCCAGCAGCGCCCTTTTGCCCGGTGCGTCGGGCGGCAGCGTGAGCAGGTAATCGTCCAACAGGTGGCGGGGCGACCGCCAATCGGGTCCCCAGCGCAACTCGTTGTCGGTGAAGTAACCGACCAGCAGCGGGTCAGCCCTGCGGGGCGCGCATTCTTTGGCGGCAATGTCATCTAACACTTGCCGAAACTGTGGGGCAAAGACATCGGGAAAAGTGCCCTTAAGCCAATTGGCGCCCGCTCGCGCCCCCATGTTCAAGATGAGCGTGTAAGGCATCAAGCGGAACAGCGACGCCGACGACCACGCTCCGATCGTGTTGAAGCCCCACGCCCGCAGCCGCTGGGTGGTCGCCTCCGCCCATTTCGCTTCGCTGCCGTATTTCGCCTGCACGGCGCGCTGATAAGGCGAATAGCCGAGGGCGGGGCAGTGGTCACCTTGAAAACTGACATGGTTGACGCCCTTGGAAAGGAACCGATGCCCGTCAGGGTCAATGAACCACCACACGCCGTCAATACATTCCGTGCGGAAAAAGCCCGTCGCCGGCGCTTTCATCCTTGTCCACCCTCCGTAGCGACAGGGTTGTTGCGCGCCTATTGCAACGCCGATACTGCTCGCCAACCCGATAACCTTCACGAACGCGCGGCGCGTTATCTTGCCCATCGTCGTCACCCTCCTGTCTGTGTCAGAAAGTATGACGGCTGAGAGGGGACAAGCGGTGCAGTTGCGCTTGTTCCGCGTGTCCGTCACCCTGGTGCTGACTGCGTTGACCGCGCTTTGTGGTGCCGCCGAGGTCGTCCGCGCCTTTCCTCGTTCCGCTGCCTGCCTTTCGGTTCGCTTCCGCTACCGATGCGGCAGGGGCGTCGGTGACTGTCCCGACAGCAGTGGGCTGATGCGTTTAGATCTTTGACCCGAACGAGGGCTGATGGGTCGTTCGTTATACGCCCTTAGCGTGGCGTTTTTGCGTCTCCCCGATGGGCGCAGGTTAGCGCTGCCGGGTTCCCTCAAGTCATGCTCTTTCAAGCCAGTTTTGTCTCAGAGCCGTCGCGAGCGATGGAGCGTCGGCGATGTCTGTTTGGACCACCCTTGATGCGGAGGTCGTCAGCGCGGTCGTGGAAAACAGTGAATAATGGAGTTCATTCGGAGGGCGGCTCTGTGAGCCGCCGCAGGGGAAAGCGGCGCATCAGGAGATGCGCCCTCCGAGATGCTGAAGGTTCGTTCGGAGGGCGGCTCTGTGAGCCGCCGCAGGGGAAAGCGGCGCATCAGGAGATGCGCCCTCCGAGGCATTGGTGAGTTGATGACGAAACGACGGCGCTTTTTGCCGATCAGCGGGTGCACTTTGAGATGCCGCTGCGGGCTGGCACTTTGGCACTCGTGGGAACCGTTGGCGTTGCAGACCGTCTCGCCGCACCGTCCGCCCCGCAAAGTTCCTGAACGGGCGACCGTTTTGCTGCCGATGGATGTCGGCGTCGTTTTGTCGCGAAAGGTAAGCCCCACCTGTTTGGAAATCGCCGCCGGCGCCGCAATCAAAGTAGCGTTGCCCCTGATCCTGATACGCAAGACCACGAGTTGCTGCCTCTCCCGCGCTTTTGCGGGCTTCCTTGCCGTTGGCAGGTCACTCGTGGGCGCTACGCCAATTGCCCGTCGCGGTAGCCGGCTATCAGATAGGGCAGATGATCGCGCATGGCGCGTAGGCGTTGTCGCAATTGGGTGCGTTCGCTCTCGCTCATCGGCACAAAATGCAATGCCAGTTGCGTGTCAGTCTCCAAAATGTCTACGCCCGTCATGCCGACGACGGCGGCGGCGATCGGGGCACTCCACGCGTAACGCAACAATGTAGGCGCTGGGGCTTTGTCCAGCAAACTCCGTCGTCCTGTCACTTTCATCGCCAGCACCGCCACGCCTTTCTTTTGAGCGGTGGGTATGACGGTCGTCTCAAAATCCGGCTGAGCGGGGTTGATGGGCATTAACACGGTGTCCAAGTCGTCGTAAAGTTCCAACACCTTGCGCATTCCGTCGGGCGTCGTGTGCCCTGTCAAGCCGATGAAGCGGACGACTTTTTCTTCGCGCAATTTGCGCAACGCTGTTAGCACGCCGTCCTTTTTGCTGATGGCGACGGGGTCATCGTTGGGGCGCCAGTCGTGCATCTGAATCAGGTCCAGGTGGTCGGTCTGCAACCGCTTCAGGCTCAACTCCACTTGTCGCATGGCACCGTCGTAACTGCGCGCCGCTGTCTTCGTCGCCAGAAAGACTTTTGCCCGCTCGGTTTTCAGAACGCGTCCCATGCGGATTTCGCTGGCACCGTTGCCGTAACTGTGGGCGGTGTCCCAGTAAGTCAAGCCGAGTTCCAGCGCCCGCCACAGAAACTTGCCTGCTTCGTCCTCGTTCATCGCCATGAAGGCACTGCCGCCCCCGATCGCCAAGACGGGCACTTGGACACCCGTTTTGCCCAGTGGGCGTTTGGGGACGGTCGTTGATTGCCCGACGGTGATCCCGCTCAGCGCCATGCCTGCGACACCGCTGAGCCATTTCCGTCGCGTCCATCCTGCCATCGTCAGTCACCTCCGTCTTCATAGATGCCGTCAGCACGCCTCTAACCTGCCATAAAGGTGCGGGCAAGGAACATCGCTAAAAAGAAGACGGCTAACAGATAAAGCAGCCATGACGCTTCGTGGGCGCGGCGCGTGACGAGTTTAAGCAAAGCGTAGGTGATGAAACCAAAGCCAATCCCATCAGCGATGCTGAAGCCGAAGGGAATGAGGGCGATGGTCAAAAAGGCGGGGAAGGCTTCCGTCAAATCGTCCCAAGGGATGTGGCGCACACCTGTCATCATGAAAGCGCCGACCGTGATCAACGCGGGGGCGATGAGCGGATGCCCTGCGACTTTACCGAACATGACTGTCACGCTCAGCATCGCTACCAGCGGGCTAAAGAACAAGCCCGAAAGCATCAGGATGCCGACGACCAACGCCGTCAAGCCGGTCCGCCCACCCGCTTGCACGCCCGTTGCGCTTTCAATGTAAGCCGTGACGGTGGAGCTACCGAGCAAGCCTGCCAAAGTCGTGCCGATCGCATCGCTGAGCAACGCTTCGCGGGCGCGAGGCAATTTGCCGTTGCGCAGCAATCCCGCTTGCGCGCTGACACCGATAAGCGTGCCCACTGTGTCAAACACATCCAGCAAAAACAAGATGAGCACGACAAGCACGCTTTGCGCGCCCAACGCCAGCAAAGGTGCGAAACTCAGTTGGAACGCCGTCGGGGCAAGAGACGGAGGCAGAGCGATGACGCCTTGAAACTTCGTCACGCCTGTCAAGATGCCGAGGATGCCCGATGCCAACAAGCCTATCAAAATGGCGGCACGCACACCCAGCGCCAAAAGGCAAATTGTCACCAGCAGCCCGAACAGGCACGCTAAAGTCGGTGTGCTCGTCAGCGTCTGGTGGGCGATCGTGACCAAAGTGGCCTCGCTGGCGACGACGAGTCCGCCCCACTCTAAGCCGATCAGCGTGATGAACAACCCGATGCCGACGGCGATGGCGTGTTTGAGCGATTCGGGGATGGCGTCAATGATAGCCTCGCGAAAACCCACGCCCGATAGCAAGACGAAGAGCACGCCCGAGAGAAACACACACGCTAAGCCTGCCTGCCAAGGCAGCCCCAAACCGCCAGGGGCAGTGCTGCAAACCCAAAAAGCGAACAAAGCGTTGTGCCCCATGCCCGGCGCACAAGCGACAGGGTAGTTGGCAAGGAACGCCATCAGGATGGTCGGGACAGCGGACACGAGGCAAGTGGCGACCATGACCGCACCTTCGTCCATGCCTGCGGCTTTCAAGATGACAGGGTTGACGAGGATGATGTAGCACATCGTCAGGAAGGTCGTGATGCCCGCCACGACTTCGGTGCGGATGTCGGTGCCGTATTCGCGCAGTTGGAACCGCTTTTCCAGCCAATCCGCCACACTTTGCATGCCCACTCACCCCGTGTGTCACCTTTCCCGCATCGCAGCATTTTAACGAGTGCTGCAAAATCTGCCAGTGGAGGCGATAAGCGTCGTGACAGGGTGTCAATGTGCCGTGCAATGGCGTTGGGCTTACAGTGCCGTCAGTTGGCTATTGTGCCCCGCTTTCATCGCTTACGGGTGGCGACGCGTCCGCAACGGAACGCGGGCGACGGCGTTTTACGATTGGACGGGGCGCTACCCGCTAGCGTGGCGCACGGCGAAGGGGCGCCCGCGCTTTTGGGTGCATGCCGTTTCCGTCGGTGAAGTCGTGGCTGCCAGCAGTGTAGTCGTGGCGTTGCGCCGTCGGTTTCCCGACGCGTGGGTGCTGTTGACGACGGTGACGGAAACGGGCATGGCGACGGCGCGCCAAAGGGTGCCGGCTGCTAACGCCTTCGCCTTTTTGCCCTTTGACCTTGCCCCTTTCCCGCGTTGGGCGATGGAACGGGTGCGCCCCGATGCGCTCATCTTGGTGGAAACGGAACTGTGGGGCAATTTGATGCACGCTGCCAAAACACATGGGGCACACATCGTTTTGGTCAACGGGCGCCTTTCGGATGCCACCTTTGCCCGGGCGCAAACGCCGCTGGGCAAACCGGTTTACCGCTGGCTGCTGAGCCACTTGGACCTTTGCCTGATGCGCAGCGACATGGACGCGGAACGGTTGCGCCAGTTGGGCGTGGCGCACGACCGCGTGCAAGTCATCGGCGATGTCAAATTGGACCAACCCCAAGTGGGGTTGAGCGAGGGGCAAAAGGCGATGCTGCGGTCGGAACTGGGGCTGTTCCGCGAGCATTTGCTGTGGGTCGCTGGCAGCACCCATGCAGGTGAAGAGGACGCCGTTTTACGCGCTTACCGGCGCCTATCGCCTCACCTGCCCGCCTTACGGTTGCTGCTTGCGCCCCGCCATGTGGAGCGGGTGGGAAGCGTGATGGCGACGGTGCAAGCGCATGGGCTCACGCCCTTGCGGCGGTCGCTGTGCAACGGCAAACCGCTGCGCGCTAACGAGGTCATCGTGCTGGACACAGTCGGTGAATTGGCACAACTTTATGGGTTGGCTGCCGTCGCGTTCGTCGGCGGAAGTCTCATCCCACGCGGCGGACACAACCTCATGGAGCCCTTGCTGCACGGCGTCCCCGTTTTGTTCGGTCCGCATGTGGACAACTTTCGCCCCCACGCGGAATTGTTGCGGCGCGAGGGATTGGGGTTTGGGGTGCGGGATGCCGAGGAGTTGGCGCAAACGGCGTGGAAGTTGCTGCGTTCGGAAGCGTTGCGGCAAACGATTGCATGGCAAGCGCAGCAACTGTTGGCGCGCCATCGCGGTGCCGCCAAACGCGCTGCCGATGCCATCGCCCAATTGCTGGCAGGGGAGGGGCCGAACGGAAGAACGAAGCCCATCGCACCCTTACGCGTTGAGCGGTGATGCGACCGTGCGGGTCGTTTTCGCAGGCGGATGGCGCAGCAAATGGGAAGGCTGGCTGCGGGCAATCAGCATGCCCATCGTTGATGACCGTAAAACGGTGGCGCGCGCGATGAGCAAAACGGTGCGCGATGGGCTCTGGCTTTTAGTGCGGGCGCGCAACGCGTTGCGTCCCCAGCCGACGGTGCGCTTGCCTGTGCCTGTCATCAGCGTCGGCAACATCACGGTCGGCGGGACAGGCAAAACGCCTCTGACCCAATGGCTTGTTGTCCGCTTGCATCAACACGGGCATCGCCCCGCTATCTTGACCCCGCTGCCCGCCGACGCC
The DNA window shown above is from bacterium HR17 and carries:
- the yhdN_2 gene encoding General stress protein 69; the protein is MAGWTRRKWLSGVAGMALSGITVGQSTTVPKRPLGKTGVQVPVLAIGGGSAFMAMNEDEAGKFLWRALELGLTYWDTAHSYGNGASEIRMGRVLKTERAKVFLATKTAARSYDGAMRQVELSLKRLQTDHLDLIQMHDWRPNDDPVAISKKDGVLTALRKLREEKVVRFIGLTGHTTPDGMRKVLELYDDLDTVLMPINPAQPDFETTVIPTAQKKGVAVLAMKVTGRRSLLDKAPAPTLLRYAWSAPIAAAVVGMTGVDILETDTQLALHFVPMSESERTQLRQRLRAMRDHLPYLIAGYRDGQLA
- the iolX_7 gene encoding scyllo-inositol 2-dehydrogenase (NAD(+)), whose protein sequence is MRVAAIGYGAFGRFVLEALKELPEVRLYAVAGRSAERVRVFAEQMGIARWTTDWQTLVGDPQVDIVCVLTPPDTHAAIAIAAAQHGKHLFIEKPLALTLDDADAIIAVVQQKGVRAVVNHIMRYHPLYAWLRERIADSGMGAVRKAWFVNFASSEGIAPDHWFWDERKSGGVLVEHGVHFYHLFAWLLDDTIEPVTTFGHDPFEAWSVVRFPRHDAWGAFYHCFDKPGALERNCGGIAFERGYALFEGWLPLAVRIETVRDGTVRVEERRMPMSKERLYQQLIQSAFNDLLTAIRHPQHHVAADLHSARDAVRVALQATALRRDEKWKKSG
- the aspS gene encoding Aspartate--tRNA ligase produces the protein MLKTHHCGTLRPQHIGETVTVCGWVNRIRDHGGVVFIDLRDRSGVVQCVFDPQDCPHEVVAAAREVGNEWVLKITGVVARRPLGTENPRLPTGDIEVRGRALEVLNPAKPLPFPVTADEMTVDEWVRLKHRYLDLRRKRMRDILELRHRFVKAVRDFMDENGFWEIETPLLWKHTPEGAREFLVPSRLHAGKFFVLPQSPQIAKQLLMVAGVERYFQIARCLRDEDPRADRQPEFTQIDIEMSFVTADDIYDLVERMLQYALEKAADIKVTIPFPRITYADAMERYGSDKPDLRFGMELADITDIVAQSAFRVFAETAAKGGQVKALRVPNMATASRKDIADLTEFAKRYGAKGLATFALGDGEIRSQVAKFLTDGELRAIFERCGAQTGDLVLVVADEPEVVAAVLGNLRLKLGRQLGLVPSDGQSAWRFVWVVDFPLLQWDADERRYTPSHHPFTSPYPDDLPLLQEGAAALSDPNYPVPKGHRDHPLGKVRAYAYDIVLNGYEIGGGSIRIHRREVQELVFRAIELPPEEARRKFGFLLDAFEFGAPPHGGIALGLDRIIALLAGCEATAPETGLPYLNIREVIAFPKTSTMQDPLTGAPTPVDEKVLAEQHIALRPEALEALQREPTTDDALAGQ
- the pbuG gene encoding Guanine/hypoxanthine permease PbuG; the protein is MQSVADWLEKRFQLREYGTDIRTEVVAGITTFLTMCYIILVNPVILKAAGMDEGAVMVATCLVSAVPTILMAFLANYPVACAPGMGHNALFAFWVCSTAPGGLGLPWQAGLACVFLSGVLFVLLSGVGFREAIIDAIPESLKHAIAVGIGLFITLIGLEWGGLVVASEATLVTIAHQTLTSTPTLACLFGLLVTICLLALGVRAAILIGLLASGILGILTGVTKFQGVIALPPSLAPTAFQLSFAPLLALGAQSVLVVLILFLLDVFDTVGTLIGVSAQAGLLRNGKLPRAREALLSDAIGTTLAGLLGSSTVTAYIESATGVQAGGRTGLTALVVGILMLSGLFFSPLVAMLSVTVMFGKVAGHPLIAPALITVGAFMMTGVRHIPWDDLTEAFPAFLTIALIPFGFSIADGIGFGFITYALLKLVTRRAHEASWLLYLLAVFFLAMFLARTFMAG
- the apc4 gene encoding Acetophenone carboxylase delta subunit → MSLTAAERTIFADLFAAVAEEMGNALMRLSFSPNIKERRDFSCAVFDAQGRMVAQAAHIPVHLGSMPLAVRVALSAFREFAAGDVVILNDPFAGGTHLPDVTVIVPVFWRRRLWGFVASRAHYADIGGAKAGSLFAATSIFEEGVRIPPIKLWQGGKLNAAAMALLRANVRLPDQLQRDLEAQRVVGELGARRVNELLARYGARRFNEAVTDLLAYAERMMRSVIAQIPDGVYAFTDMLDDDGVSDEPVPICVRLTIAGERAVADFTGTAPQRVGSINCPLTVTLAAVRYCFLCLAPEGMPLNEGAFAPIEVVAPAGTVVNAVFPAAVAAGNVETSQRIVDVVMGALAQALPDRIPAASCGTMNNFAFGGYDPLRQRLFAYYETIGGGAGACPHKDGADAVHVHMTNTQNTPIEALEMELPVRVTRYELAMDKAGKGKHRGGAGIVREVQFLVPAQVSIISERRKYAPYGLQGGENGGLGENWLVRQDGTTQPLPGKVSLTVQAGERIRIVTPGGGGWGKPVSEKATG
- the ytlP gene encoding RNA 2',3'-cyclic phosphodiesterase — encoded protein: MAVRSFIALALSDEVRTVLTELLVELSRTGAPVKWVEPENLHLTLKFLGEVPEGQITEIVAALGAVARATPAFTFTVRGVGGFPDLRRPRVLWVGVDAPRELLQLHRMVEAAMERLGFPPEKRAFHPHITLGRVKTFNGLAAVLTVLQRYAGAMFGVTVARQLTLFRSDLSREGPTYTPLAHLPFGG
- the waaA gene encoding 3-deoxy-D-manno-octulosonic acid transferase, coding for MTGCQCAVQWRWAYSAVSWLLCPAFIAYGWRRVRNGTRATAFYDWTGRYPLAWRTAKGRPRFWVHAVSVGEVVAASSVVVALRRRFPDAWVLLTTVTETGMATARQRVPAANAFAFLPFDLAPFPRWAMERVRPDALILVETELWGNLMHAAKTHGAHIVLVNGRLSDATFARAQTPLGKPVYRWLLSHLDLCLMRSDMDAERLRQLGVAHDRVQVIGDVKLDQPQVGLSEGQKAMLRSELGLFREHLLWVAGSTHAGEEDAVLRAYRRLSPHLPALRLLLAPRHVERVGSVMATVQAHGLTPLRRSLCNGKPLRANEVIVLDTVGELAQLYGLAAVAFVGGSLIPRGGHNLMEPLLHGVPVLFGPHVDNFRPHAELLRREGLGFGVRDAEELAQTAWKLLRSEALRQTIAWQAQQLLARHRGAAKRAADAIAQLLAGEGPNGRTKPIAPLRVER